In a single window of the Littorina saxatilis isolate snail1 linkage group LG5, US_GU_Lsax_2.0, whole genome shotgun sequence genome:
- the LOC138965991 gene encoding uncharacterized protein, producing the protein MCPLKLMLPVYYLLTVVNVCVAEVSGSHDRGQGYSYVYIGDTLQLNCTLYESSSWEAEDLLFFLDTESCENELCGKITSDLQVINNRTLQMNRFISSSKDGGEYECFVMTPQGKPKPVDSHKVYVQYRPQEVQNIFCEVYDWDSNLTCYWDFGVEYISNDIEDHSSPAIAVNASVYMQSTLGTARKDPCPRGQTQAQDKDPMRMCVWAEQHFFASSRYVLEVIVINTITKDNKTMRQYFLTSKIAL; encoded by the exons ATGTGTCCTCTCAAGTTGATGCTACCAGTGTATTACCTCTTG ACTGTTGTGAACGTTTGTGTTGCAGAAGTGAGCGGGAGTCATGACAGGGGCCAGGGCTACAGCTATGTCTATATAGGGGACACACTGCAGTTGAACTGTACTTTGTATGAGTCCAGCAGCTGGGAGGCTGAGGATCTGCTTTTCTTTCTTGATACTGAGTCTTGT gaaAATGAGCTGTGCGGCAAAATAACTTCAGACCTGCAGGTTATCAATAACCGCACACTTCAGATGAATCGATTTATCAGTAGCAGCAAAGATGGAGGCGAGTACGAATGCTTCGTTATGACACCACAGGGGAAACCTAAACCAGTCGACTCCCACAAAGTCTATGTTCAAT ATCGCCCTCAGGAAGTACAAAACATCTTTTGTGAGGTGTATGACTGGGATTCAAACTTGACATGCTACTGGGATTTTGGTGTAGAGTACATCAGCAACGATATTGAAGACCATTCTTCACCAGCCATAGCTGTTAATGCCTCTGTCTACATGCAGTCTACACTTGGCACAGC AAGAAAAGATCCCTGTCCTCGAGGTCAAACTCAGGCCCAGGATAAGGATCCAATGCGCATGTGTGTCTGGGCAGAACAACACTTCTTCGCGTCCTCTCGATATGTTTTGGAGGTGATTGTGATAAATACAATCACAAAGGACAATAAAACAATGCGTCAATACTTTTTGACAAGTAAAATTG CATTATAG